A segment of the uncultured Desulfobulbus sp. genome:
TGCCACAGCTGCGGCGGCTGCATGCTGGTCTGTCCCGAGGGGGCGATCAGCGAAACGGGCCGCGAGCTCGGGATGCTCAACTTCGGCGAGCGTGACGGCATCGGCTTTATCAACGGTACAATGCGCGTAGGCGAGGCCATGTCTCCGCCTTTGATCAAAAAGGTTCGAGCTGCGGCCGATCCAGAACGGCTGACCATCATCGACGCCCCTCCCGGCACCTCCTGCCCGGTGATTGCGGCGATGAACGATACAGATTTTGTGCTACTGGTCACCGAACCGACCCCCTTTGGTCTGCACGACCTCAAACTGGCGGTCGAGGCAGTGAAGCTGCTCGGCATTCCCGCCGGTCTGGTGGTGAATCGGTCCGACCTGGGCACGGATGAGGTCTTCAGGTATGCCGAGAAGGAAGGCATCCCGGTACTGATGTCCATCCCCTTTGACCGACGCATTGCCGAAGCCTACTCGCAGGGTAAAATGATTGTCGAAGAGATGCCCCAATGGCGGGAGAAATTTATCGAACTCTTTGAGAAAATCGAGACTATTATCAACAGGAGCAAGGCTCAGGTATGCGCGAACTCGTCATTATAAGCGGTAAGGGCGGAACCGGAAAAACCAGCCTCACCGCAGCCTTCGCTGCACTGGCCGCCCAGGAACAACGATCCATTCTCTGCGATGCCGATGTCGATGCAGCAGATCTGCACCTGTTGATGCAACCGGAGATCAAACAGCGTACCGATTTCATGGGCGGCAGCAAGGCTCAGATCAACCCCGATCTTTGCACCGGATGTGGAACCTGTCTCTCCCTCTGCCGCTTCGGAGCCATCAACGAACGGTTCGAGGTCGATCCCATCCGGTGTGAAGGTTGTGGTGTCTGCGTTGATTTCTGTCCGGTGGATGCCATTGATTTTCCGGTGCAGCGCTGCGGCGAATGGTATATCTCCGACAGCCGCTTCGGCCCGATGGTGCATGCACGTCTGGGCATCGCCGAAGAGAACTCGGGCAAGCTGGTCAGCCTGGTGCGCAAGGAAGTGCGACAGCTGGCGGAGGCACAGGGACGCGATCTGATTATCACCGACGGTCCTCCCGGTATCGGCTGTCCGGTCATTGCCGCCATTGGAGGCGCAACCGCACTGGTGATCGTGGTCGAGCCCACGGTCTCCGGACTGCACGACATGGAACGGGTCATCGATCTCGCCGCCCATTTCAAGGTGCCGGGCATGATCGTGGTCAACAAGTTCGACCTCAATCCGGAGATGGCCGAGGCAATCGAGCAATCGGCGCAGCAACGCAACGTGAGGCTCGTCGGCCGGGTCCCCTTTGATCCGATCTTCACCC
Coding sequences within it:
- a CDS encoding ATP-binding protein, encoding MIISIASGKGGTGKTTISTNLALALGARVELLDCDVEEPNAHLFLKPEIKRSEKVDTPVPQVDLSKCTFCKKCQEICRFNALAVVGEQVLVFAELCHSCGGCMLVCPEGAISETGRELGMLNFGERDGIGFINGTMRVGEAMSPPLIKKVRAAADPERLTIIDAPPGTSCPVIAAMNDTDFVLLVTEPTPFGLHDLKLAVEAVKLLGIPAGLVVNRSDLGTDEVFRYAEKEGIPVLMSIPFDRRIAEAYSQGKMIVEEMPQWREKFIELFEKIETIINRSKAQVCANSSL
- a CDS encoding ATP-binding protein; its protein translation is MRELVIISGKGGTGKTSLTAAFAALAAQEQRSILCDADVDAADLHLLMQPEIKQRTDFMGGSKAQINPDLCTGCGTCLSLCRFGAINERFEVDPIRCEGCGVCVDFCPVDAIDFPVQRCGEWYISDSRFGPMVHARLGIAEENSGKLVSLVRKEVRQLAEAQGRDLIITDGPPGIGCPVIAAIGGATALVIVVEPTVSGLHDMERVIDLAAHFKVPGMIVVNKFDLNPEMAEAIEQSAQQRNVRLVGRVPFDPIFTHSMVEGKTLFEYGGETATHQLVRDIWAKIIHSPSMNPLGIVDFKATIQ